One window of the Rosa rugosa chromosome 3, drRosRugo1.1, whole genome shotgun sequence genome contains the following:
- the LOC133741012 gene encoding F-box/WD-40 repeat-containing protein At3g52030-like, with amino-acid sequence MSSCLKYKSHSFPAGRDFALPSNNNKRPKRGPPPNNALDHDVLSAIFSLLDCCQDLVSCSLVCKTWRTAIAKCKCFEALYYKQWQMGLVRGLCLEEMAGVTHRLALLQSRRINVDQWKGHSANIIDQCRNKDGLLLTGSSRKKFMRLWSLEESRNCVYKFQGEYRVPVDYGPLVDFDFDESKIVGLVGSKNSRICIWRRSGMTRILNPFKCKGTFPKGLCMSYCDPEAVVGCADGTARVFDMYSSQCSQILRMHDPEVPVTCLGLSDEGSRLSILAGGGSSITVSSVLLPDHEFAAKLHIAGEIKTLSYNPCGNDRTVFAGSSNGYVYGWDLRTCRLLWETRVSQGAVCSMQHRRNDASTLVVGGMDGVLHLVDQNTGKVVTKIVLDTSYCVLPSSKPASSSSGGCYQNMVIQRLRGKRISPDANIVGIPAPPITCLAVGMKKVITTHDRDYIRTWKFN; translated from the coding sequence ATGTCTTCTTGTTTGAAATACAAATCACATTCCTTCCCGGCCGGGAGAGATTTCGCTCTGcccagcaacaacaacaagagGCCGAAAAGAGGACCTCCGCCAAACAATGCTCTTGACCATGACGTCCTTTCCGCAATCTTCTCTTTGCTTGACTGCTGCCAAGACCTCGTCAGTTGTTCCTTGGTTTGCAAAACCTGGAGGACCGCCATCGCCAAATGTAAGTGTTTCGAAGCGCTTTATTACAAGCAGTGGCAAATGGGTCTTGTGAGGGGTCTTTGTTTGGAGGAGATGGCCGGTGTGACTCATAGACTTGCATTGCTTCAAAGCCGTCGGATTAATGTTGATCAGTGGAAGGGTCACTctgctaatattattgatcaATGCCGAAACAAGGATGGGTTGCTTCTCACTGGCAGCAGCAGGAAGAAGTTCATGCGTCTGTGGTCACTGGAAGAAAGCCGTAATTGTGTGTATAAATTTCAAGGAGAATATCGAGTTCCAGTAGACTATGGCcctttggttgattttgacTTTGATGAGAGCAAGATTGTTGGCTTGGTCGGCTCGAAGAATAGTCGAATATGCATATGGAGGCGCAGTGGGATGACTAGGATATTAAACCCATTTAAGTGCAAGGGTACCTTTCCGAAGGGTTTATGCATGAGCTACTGTGATCCAGAGGCTGTGGTTGGATGTGCTGACGGCACTGCTCGAGTGTTTGACATGTACAGTAGCCAATGTTCTCAAATTCTTAGAATGCACGACCCTGAGGTGCCAGTTACATGCCTAGGGTTAAGTGATGAAGGCAGTCGGTTGTCCATTCTTGCTGGTGGTGGTTCTTCTATCACAGTTTCCTCTGTACTTTTACCTGATCATGAGTTTGCAGCAAAATTGCATATAGCAGGCGAGATAAAGACTTTGAGCTACAACCCTTGCGGCAATGATAGGACAGTGTTTGCTGGATCAAGCAATGGATATGTGTATGGTTGGGACCTGAGGACATGTAGACTTTTGTGGGAAACGAGAGTGAGTCAGGGTGCTGTGTGTTCAATGCAGCACCGGAGGAATGATGCATCAACTTTGGTTGTGGGTGGAATGGATGGTGTGCTTCATCTAGTGGATCAGAACACAGGGAAAGTGGTTACTAAAATTGTCTTGGACACCAGCTACTGTGTACTGCCAAGTTCTAAACCTGCTTCAAGTTCAAGTGGTGGTTGTTATCAAAACATGGTAATTCAGAGATTGAGAGGAAAAAGGATTTCACCAGATGCTAACATTGTCGGCATTCCTGCACCTCCCATCACCTGCTTGGCAGTGGGGATGAAGAAGGTTATCACCACACACGATAGGGACTACATCAGAACCTGGAAATTTAACTAG
- the LOC133740763 gene encoding chloroplastic group IIB intron splicing facilitator CRS2, chloroplastic-like, whose translation MAAVYLFSSATSLPTLWSSLSPPLPQTEEVLGTLPGRTRFLNKCSVSTSFSVQTSLPENSDRFKVEYTPWMIVGLGNSGNKYHGTRHNVGFEMIDSISKTQGIVMNTIQSKALVGIGRFIGEVPILVVKPQAYMNYSGEAVGPLAAYYQVPLRHILLVYDEMILPNGVSRLQPKEGHGN comes from the exons ATGGCAGCGgtctatctcttttcctctGCGACTAGTCTTCCCACCCTTTGGAGCTCGCTGTCACCGCCATTGCCTCAAACCGAAGAAGTTCTCGGTACCCT ACCCGGTAGAACTCGTTTTCTGAATAAGTGTTCAGTTTCAACAAGTTTTTCTGTACAAACTTCCTTGCCGGAGAATAGCGATAGATTTAAAGTGGAATACACTCCTTGGATGATTGTTGGATTGGGTAACTCTGGAAATAAGTACCATGGAACTAGGCACAAT GTTGGTTTTGAAATGATAGATAGTATTTCCAAAACGCAGGGCATTGTGATGAATACAATTCAGTCAAAGGCACTGGTTGGAATAGGTCG GTTCATTGGAGAGGTACCAATTTTGGTGGTGAAGCCTCAAGCTTACATGAATTATAGTGGGGAAGCG GTTGGACCACTTGCAGCATATTATCAAGTACCTCTACGTCATATATTATTG GTTTATGATGAGATGATCCTACCAAATGGTGTTTCAAGATTGCAGCCAAAAGAAGGACATGGAAACTAG